Sequence from the Equus quagga isolate Etosha38 chromosome 15, UCLA_HA_Equagga_1.0, whole genome shotgun sequence genome:
CCACGCCCATGGCTGTGGGACCCTTTACCACGAGCCACGACCCCGCATCTGCAGCGGCTGCAGGAACCTGAACTCCTCGCTGCAAAAGCTCTGTTCATCTCACACCCCCTCCACCAGTCTCAACAGTCAGAGACGCCGAAACTCCCAGCCTCTGTCGGCCCACAGCTGCTGCCCTGGCAGCACCCTCACCCCTCCCGGCTCTCACATCCACACCTGCTGGTCGGCAAACCTGGAGTCTCGCCTGCGCCCTTtcccaccctcccagcctccctgctgccccctcctTGGGAGCATAGGGGCCTccttcatttcacaggtgaggctCAGATGTCCGGCTCACACGCCCTGGCTCCAGCAGGCCTGGGGAAGGAATCCAAGGCTCCAAGGCTCTCCTGTCTGCAGTATTTTAATTACtggaggaggggcgggggtgCGGTAACGAGGCTCTAGGGACCAGCAGAGCCAGATGCTGGAGCTCCCAGACCGCCCGGTGACTCAGCAGGGATGGGGGATGTGGGGGGGGTGCGTGCTGAGGGCTTGACAGTGTGCTAAATTCTCACCTCCTGCACCTTCCAGAGAGACTGGCTgcaaggaatgaatgagtgaatgaatgaaggaacaaataGAGGGGACCCTGGCTTCTTTACCGtggcctggggccagggctgcccAAGAACAGGGTCGACAGCACCCCCAATctcgcgcacacacacatacacacatggagGCTATGCCCCTGTGGGTCCTGGGGACACAGGTCCCAGTGGCCGTCCTGCTGTCTCCCTTCTCAGCCCAGCCTGGATCCATGCCAGGACCCCCTCCACACAATTTGCTGGGGAGGCCCCAGAGTCTTAACTAGGCCCTCGAATGCAGTGAGAACAACATGTGGGTGGGGGATGCTGGCCTCCAGAGGGGCCCATGGCACACCACCCACAGCCCTGTGATGGGCAGGGGCAGCACTGTGCAGGCAAAGGCCCCAGGGTGCAGTGGTGAGGGGCTCCCACAGAAGGTGAAAAGATGGCAGGGACTGGAAAGTCAGCAGGGATGGTCATGAGGGCCTGGAATGCCAGGCCAAGGAGGTGGAGAGGTTGGCTAGGGTGGGTGGCCCACCCAGGACCCTCAGCTCCAGACTCATTAGCCCATCTACTCCTTCATCCAACACCCAGCATGCTTAGCACCACTGAGTACCTGGTGACCCAGCCCTGAGCTCAGACCCCACTGTGGATGGAGGTGGACACAGAACAGAGAGCCANNNNNNNNNNNNNNNNNNNNNNNNNNNNNNNNNNNNNNNNNNNNNNNNNNNNNNNNNNNNNNNNNNNNNNNNNNNNNNNNNNNNNNNNNNNNNNNNNNNNNNNNNNNNNNNNNNNNNNNNNNNNNNNNNNNNNNNNNNNNNNNNNNNNNNNNNNNNNNNNNNNNNNNNNNNNNNNNNNNNNNNNNNNNNNNNNNNNNNNNNNNNNNNNNNNNNNNNNNNNNNNNNNNNNNNNNNNNNNNNNNNNNNNNNNNNNNNNNNNNNNNNNNNNNNNNNNNNNNNNNNNNNNNNNNNNNNNNNNNNNNNNNNNNNNNNNNNNNNNNNNNNNNNNNNNNNNNNNNNNNNNNNNNNNNNNNNNNNNNNNNNNNNNNNNNNNNNNNNNNNNNNNNNNNNNNNNNNNNNNCGGGCGCTCGGCACCGTGAACGCCCTGGCCGCGGTCGCGAGgcccgccgccgcctccgccgccCCGGACGGTCCCGCCGACGGCGGCGCCAACCGGGCCCCGGCCCGGAAGAACCTGAAGAAGACGCCGGTGCCGCCCGGGGCGCCGCAGGGCGGCGGGGACTGAGCCGGCCGCGCCGAGGGGGCCTGGGGCGAGGTGCTCCTGGAGGCGCCGCCCCCGGCCAGAGGAGCAAGGGGACAGATCCGCCCCCGCGTGGAGCGTGGCTCGGAGAGAGGGGTCCTTGGACGCGCCAGCTGGTGCTCCGGTGTTGGGGTGTAGGCGGCAGGACAGAGCGGGCTGGGGCCGCCGGGATCGCGTCCGCGAGGTGTGGGTGGCTCCGCGCAGCCAGCGATAACCACTGGAGACCGagcctgggggctgggtggggggaaGCCCCTTTGGGCCTTAAAGCCGGGGAAGTGTCTGGCCCAGGGGTATGTCAGCCTCAGTGAGGGCACGGGGCGGGGTGAGCCTAAGCGTCTGCGGCCCGGCGGGACGACTCTGCCTCACGGGAGGAGGTTGcgggttgttttttcttttaagggtcTGGCGAGGAGGCAGGGATTTCACGCACTGGGATAGAATGTGATCCCACCCCAAGCAACAGACGCCTGGGACACGTGGGCTGTGGGGACCTCGTCACCGGACACAGCCTCAGTCAGGACAGTGTCACCCGGATGGATACACAGCCACATTCCACGGGACATCAACGGGACAGCAGCCTACCTCCCGGCAGCTTCGCTCTATCCGCCGGACTCATCCTCCCACTGGACAGCGTTGCCTGGACACGGCTGCCCCTAGTCAGCGTCTCTTGGACTCTTAGCTTCGCTTTGGACAGTGATAACAAGGACACTTACCCCTTCACtgggcctctccacaggcagTCACCTGGACACTAGTATCTCTCCAGAAAGTGGTACCCTACACTCAGACTCTGCAGCGTGACTTCCCAGTGTCACTTGGGCACCGTTTCGCCTCGTTTCGCCTTTCATTGGCTGTTCCTGTCACCAGGACCCGCTCAGCCGAGCCTGGAGGCAGCAGCTTCTCCGGCCTGGCCTCGCGGAAAAGTCAGCTGGAGGCATCATTGAACCACAGGCAGTGTCCCAGGGCCCGTCAGccagtggtttttaaaataaaacgtGTAATCTTCTGCTTCAGCAGGTGGCGGTTCTAAGGCCTGCTagcttttctccttctgtcttaCCAGGGGATTTAGACATACGGTAAAGGTTGGGAGATGGGGTGCCTTCTCCCTCTCAGAGGGGTCCTGGGAGGTCTGGGGTTACGCCTGGCGGTCTGGGGTTACGCCTGGCGGTCTAGGACTGGCTGTGGTGGGGTAGGGGAAGGTCAGTCAGGGGAGTCCTGGTTGTATATGGACAGGCCCACCGAGGCCTTGGTGGGTTACAGCAGGAATCCCGCTTCCGTGGGGGAGGCAGTGCGCCCCAGACCCCTCCCCCCGCCAGCCACATGAGGCCAAGCTCACTCCGTGTACCGTTTATTGCAGGAGCAGGGTCGCGTCTGGATCCTAGGGGCCCGGCTGGAGGCACAGGCTGAGCGCCAGGCCCAGCAGAGCCCCGCGCACACGGGCCAGGCGGGGAGCGGGGGCCGGGGCTGCCCCGCGGACGGAGGCGCCAGGAGAGGCCGAGACCCTGCGCCCCCCGAGAGGCTGCTGCGGGCGGAAGTTCTCTGTGAGCGGCGCGGGCTGCGAGCCTGGGGGCCCGGCCTGGGGCACCGACTGGAACTGGGCCACCTGAGGGTGCGGGGCAGAGCCGGTCAAGAACGGCGGCCGGGCGGCGGGCAGCCCCGCCCAGGGAAGGCGCGGCGGCCCCACCTGCGCGCGCCCGATGGGCACCGCGTCCTCGAAGACCGTCCAGAGCACGGCGGGCTCGCAGCCGGGCGTGGTCAGCGACCCCGAGTAGCGATAGTAGCGCGAGAGGCCGGAGGCGCCGGGCAGCAGCGAGGCCAGCGGGAAGGTGGACGCCAGATCCACGGAGACCCCTGGGGGGAGTGGCGGCGGGGTTGGAACTGGACTCCCTGTGCCCAACGCCCCGGCCCCCAGCACCCCTAGCCCAGGTGGGACCCGGCGCTCCTCACCGCGCGCAGACACGTTTTTCAGGCCCGACACAAGGGCCGAGAAGTTGGCGTTGTCAGAGTCCTGCTCCTGGGGAGGGGCTCCAAGTGAGAGGAGCTCTGAGTGGGGGTCTCCAAAGGGGGAACTCTGAGGGAGTCTGAGGGAGTCTGGGGGAGCCTCTAAGTGGGAGGAGGGTAGACTCCCAGTGCGGGGGATCTGGGAGATCTGCTGGGGAGAGGATCCCCCTACCCCGACCCTGCAGATCAACTACGTCCCACTGGCCCCATCCTCCCACAGAACCCTTTAAACCCTACAGACCCCGGAACCCCCTCTACTCCACCACAAACTCCACAGTCCCACCCTGCCCCCGCTGCAGACCCCAGTGGACCCCCTTTCTGGGAAGCACACAGAGtcacacagcccctccctccctcacagtgAGGAGTCACAGGGCCCCTCCCTCACCGCCAAGAACACGGCCAGCACTGCCAGCCCATCAGGGTGACCTCGAGCCTCCCCCATGCTCTGGTACCGCGTGTTCATGTGGACCACGTGCATCTGGGGAGGCACAGACCATGGGAGGTACCCAGCCGCCCCCACCATGCACCCCCTGGCCTCCATAGGCCACTCCCGCCACCCTACCCCATGCCTGAGCCCACCTCCATGGGGCGGCGCTGCCCGTCCAGGCTGTGCTCTGAGCCTGCTCGCCCAGGGCCCCCCCAGTGGAAGTGTAGCTGCAGTGCACGGTAGGCAGGTAGTGGCAGCCCAGCACCCTGCATCTTCAGGCGGCTCTGCGGGCCAGTGTCCACGTGGAGCAGCACTGAGGGCGAGGAAGCACATGacacccttcccttccccccacctACCCGCCTTTGTGCCATTAGGGCACAGGGTTCAAGCAAAGGTCCCCCCGGGACAGCCTGCTCCCTGGCTGGGCCTCCATAGAACTAGGACACAGTCCAGGCCCTCTGCTGGTCAGTGGGGAGGGGCTCCACAGACTGCAGTGGAAACCCCCACCCTGCATGGCAGGGAGAGAGGGTGGCCCTCCTGGGGCAGGAGTCCTGACCCAAGGCAGCTAAGTGTGATTGTAGGGGCTTGTGACTACTCCCGGGCACCCTGGTGCTGTGGGGAGTTCTGACTTGTAGGTATGTCCTGACTCCTGGTCCTCAGGGGCAATGGCCGATTCCTATTGGTAGGGAGCTTCCTGACCCATGTAAGGGAGGTCTTTGACCCCTGTTTAGTGTCTCATCTCTTTTGGAGGGGTCCTGATCCCCGTGTGTGTAAGGGAGTTCCCGCTCAATGCAAGGGGTTCCTGCCCCTGTCTTTGGGAGGTCCTGAGCCCAGGGTGCTGACCTGTATGGCCATCATTCTCCAGAGTCCATGGGCCCGGAGGTGCTGAGTCGTAGCCATGAAAGATGAAAGGTCTGAGGGTGAGGTCCCGCTGGACCAGGTGAAGGTCAATGTTGATGGGAGACTGGGCTGGACCCCCACAGGCAGGGGCTATCTCCTTCcagtgggtggggcctgagggaaCAAGGCCTGGGGTCTGTAGGTGGGTGGTCAGGGAGGCAACTTGGGGGTGCACAGAGGAAGgtggcctctccctccctcccacacatAGCCAGAGACTAGCcagcttctccctccacccccacggACAGGTCACAAGTGgcacctccccccaccctggCCAAGCCACCGATTTGCAACACTCTCACCCAGGCAGGCACCACCTGACCTAGGCCACACTTGACAGTCACCTATGGGTGACTGCCCCACAGGAACGAGGATGGAAGAGTCTCCTGGCACACGGCCACACATTCACAGTGGGGACTTCCACCACCTGCACACACATGGGCTGACCACACTGACAGGCTTACAGGCCCCGCCTGATAGGAGCAGCTTTGCACACACAGCAGGACTGGAGATCACAGCAGCCATGGACCCGGACACACATGCAGAGGGACAGTCACATGCACACTGCCTTGTGCTACTGTGGCCCAGGACTATCAAGAGAAACCTGCAGAGACCACAGAAGAGCCTCGTGCAGACCACCTTTTGACCACATTTGCACCAGACTGCCTAGTGGCCACAGGACACAGACCAATTGCACACAGCCTCACATGACACTCTGTCCTCACCACACTTTGGGTCCTGGGAGTCATAGCACCAGGCTCctgtggagagagggaagggattgAGCTGAGGAGCCATTTGGGccctctcccagctccatccCATTCAGGGTTCAAGAATAGGAGGGGACAGCTTAGGCCAGGGGAAGCCAGTGCAGACCCTGCTCTCCTGTTGCCCCAACTCCAGTAACTCCTTCCTAAaagaaccccccacccccaccccagtagCAGGGCCTCAGGCGGAGAAGAAGGGTGGGGAGGTGCGGTAGACTCAAGATGGGCAGAGTCCCGGTGCTCACCCTCGGAGTCCGCATCCACAACCAGCAGCAATGCGAGGAAGGAGAGCTTGAGGGCAAGGAAGGTGAGTGCAGAGCCCCGAGACAACATGCTGCAGCAGCTGCAACTCCAGAAGACTGGAAAGTGCTGGAGGACGGCAGGACGAGGCAGCTGTATATTTATTAGTGGGGTGGGCTAGGGGCGTGGCTAAGTCCTGTTGGCTCACAGGTCAGCCACTGCAGAGGACatatgggggggggggagcaCCCAGACAGGGCCAGCACAGGGAAGAGAGAGCTCCGAGCTCACCAGGCACATGCTGTGACCCCAGGGCCGCAGCTGCATGCCAGCAACAATCGTTGGCATTTACGGCTGCTAAACGTTCTACACGGGTCCCCCTAATTAATCCTGGGGGGTGGGGTCTATTATGCTCacttaaagatgaagaaatggaggatgGGAACCAGGAGTGACATGCAAAGGCCACCAGCAAGGACGGAAGTTCAAGGGGGAGACCACCTTGGATCTCAGTGCCCTTGACTTGTGGGGCCGGGTTTAAGGAGGGCATGGGAGggcacctctcctctcctctgggaccCCCCCAAAAACTACAGCCTTGCTTTTACTGGGGCTCTCCTGCAGACCTGGGATGAGATGGAGCCCTGCTCCAGGCCTGCCCTTCTTTGGGGGACCACCTCACCAGTGGGTCTCCAGGAAGCTGCATCCCACCCCCATTGCCCTGCCTGGCTCAGGCTGGGACTCCGCTTCCGCAGCAGCTCCGGAGGCCCTGAGGGCTCTGGCGTCCAGCAGACCCCATGCTGTGGCCCGAGCCTCAGTATGCTCTCCTGGAAAGTGGGGATCTGTTATCTCCACCTCTTGGTGTGGCCAGGAGAAAAGACGCCGCCGTCCAGAAAGAGCTCAGCAGCCGGGTGCTGGTGTGCCGGCGGCGACCGTAAGCACAACTGGGCCTGCGGGTTGAGGGTGCCAGAGGTAGGGAGAACACCTCTGCACCTTGCGCCTTTTCCCAATCCCGAGGCCTGGGCTCCTCCCACTTGGGGGAAGGGAGGCGGCCCCTCCCTGGCAGCAGGGGACGGGACGCTGTCGGCGGTGCTGATGGCGACCAGGGGGCTCAGGACCACCCTCAGCCATGCAGATGTGTTCAGGAATGAGGGGCTGCCTCCTCAAAATTCCTATCCTGGCTGAGAAACTCCCTGGTTCCTTTTCTAACCCCGACCCCTCACCCATCTGACTGCTGCACTCCCCCAGCTGGGCAGACAGCCAGGATGGTGGGTTAGGAAGGCAAGCACGAGGATCTGCCCAAGGTTGAGTCCCCTGGGTGCCCTCTTGTGCCCAAATCACAAATTGGGAAATTATTGGAAGGACCACTGCTGGAGAACTGAAAGGACAGGGGGGTCTCAGAGCCCTGTGCCTGCCCTTGGCTTCCACAGATGACCCACctcctccatccacccatctcCGCACCTGTGCCTCGGTGGCAACTTGGCGGGAGCCTCCCACCCCAGCTTGGGTCACACCAAGGACTGACCACGCCTCCTCCAGAACATAAATTTATTTGGCATTTGGATGAAATGGTTCTCACAGCATCTTAAGAAAAGGATTAGTGCCAACCCaaccaaaaataaacccaaactaAAAACCCTTagtgaaaggaaaacataaagaataGGCATTGAGACAATGTACAGTATTGACTCCCACCTCCACCAGGCAGGTCAGGTCCTGAGGGAGGGGTGCCCTTCCAAGAGCCTGTCCTGTCCCTCCAGGGGCCCAGTGTGCATGGGGCAGGGGTGCCCTTCTCCCACAGGAGCACAAGAGTCTCAGCCAGGGCTGGCCTCAGGATTCTTCACCAGGCCATGGAGCACAACCAGATCTTACAAAGGGCAGTGACTGGACAGAGCAGACCccagctctcctcctgctccccgcACAACCGCCCTCCAGCAGAGCTGAGCTCCTGGGGCACCAACTCCTGGAGATgcagcaggcagcaggcaggTCTGGAGCAGCACTGCACACAGGCCTTCTGCTCAGCCTAAGGACGCCAGTAGGCCGAGCAACGTTGGACAGAACCCTGGCCAGTCCAGAACAGGCCCACCCTCTACAGCCCTCATGGTCTGCTTCAGGCCACCCCTTCCTCCTGCATGCCTGACTGGCCCCAGCAGTCCTTCAGTCCCCAAAAGAAGTTCCCCAGTCCCACACATCTCATGCCAGCTGCCCTGTCCTGTACACATAGTGTTGAGGCCTGGGCCAGACACgggggggctgggagggacccTGAGCTGTTGGGGCCAGGCCCCAGTGGAGCTCCATTAGGGTAATCAGTCCAAAGCAGGCACGCTCAGGACTCTCACTTGGCACCCACAAGGCCTGTGCCCAGTACACACTCGAGGCATGACACACTTCCTGCTTTGTCTTCAGCAGCCAGCGTGGGCACATGTGCCCAGGACGCCATTCTCAATGAAGGACCAGCCCTTTAGCAAGGGGCGTGAGGCCTGCCTCCAGCACTCGACTCCTGCAGGCCAAGCCCAAGGACAGGCAGTTCAATGACAAAACTCACACCTCTGGCCAGCTCTAGGGACAAAAGTCAGGTCTGTGGGGCAACTCAAGAATCTCATTCCATACTGGAAGAACAAAGCAGGTTTCCAAGCAGAGAGTGCGAGAACATGCCTAGAACTGGGCAGTGCCACCGAGGTGTGTCACCACAGCACCACAGAAGCACCCACTTCAAGTCAATGCTCCCCTTGCTGCACGTTGGTCTGCAAGGGGGCTCAGGAACAGGGCTCCAGGTTCTGAGACAAGGGGCAGAGACGAAGATCTGGTCACGCCTCAGTGCCACCCAAGAGGCCATGGCCGGCCTGGGAAAGTGGGGCCCCATGTTCGAATTCCTGTTTACCGCCACCACttggacacacacagacacacacagacatagacacacacacacacacacaaaggaagagaTCCAAACATTCAACATAGAAAAGATATGGATGTGCTAAAAATCGCACAGAACCCGCTTAATCTCCAAACCTCAGAAATGGTAAAAGCCCCGTGTCAGGAGACAAGACCACTGCCCAGGAACAGGCATCAGGGTCCCTCGGTCAAAAGGCCCCCGGGCAGGGCACCCAGCACCCTGCGCTGCTGAGGACGGGAAGGTGGCATGCGGTCACAGGGCACTTGGTTCCAGTGGTGGCGGTGGTGTGCAAGAAGTGGACTTTCAGGAGATGGACACGGCCCAGAACCTACTTTCAGCCACCCCCCCCCAAGGAAACAACCTTTTATGGCACAAATAAGGTGGAATGGtggcaggccagccccaggggcaaACTCAACAGGAGGGGCTCCAGGGCTCCAGAGGGTAGCAGACAGGAGCCAGCTTTGCTCCCAAGCCCCAGCAGAGGATCCAGGGCCAGGACACTCATGCATGGCCAAGGGCCTTGGCCCAGCTCCAGAGCCACCTCCTGGGGGAGCCATGCACAGTAATGCTGGGGAGAAAACTGAAGGGGCCGGGCCAGGGCCTCCTGGCACAGAACTGGGCTTTGCAGAGCCACCTGGAAAGACAGAGTGGAGAGTTCAAACTCCTTCAGGCTCCCTTTCCCAGGGCCTCGGACAACAGagacccaggccaggccccagcctggggcagggtcACCCTCAATGTTCACAGCTGGACTCGTGGAAAGCCACCCCCAGAGCAGCCACTGGAGCAACCTCCAAGGCCATCTGCCCTGCAGCAGACCAGTCCACCGCCCAGACGATACTGACAGTCCACAAATACCCTGGCGCCCAGAAGTGCCCTCCAGAGCAGTGGCCAGAGAGGTGCACTGTGGCCGTCCTGGGTGGGCAGCAGGCTCCTCTGGATGGCATGCTGCAGCAAGCCAGCCCACCAAAGCTGGGAAGGCTGGGTGTGGCTAGGCCCCCGCCCAGGCCCACACCACCTTCTTTGTTCCCTACTTCTCAAACATATAGTTTGAACAAACTTTGTCATTCTTCTGCCGCTTAAAAAGGACAGTGACCCAAAGCTATGCATGTCTTTGAAGCCCTGAAGGAGACTGGGTGCAGGCGCTCGCTCCCTCAGGAGGTGGCGTGGTCTCCATGTGCACCCGCATgctgtgagtgagtgtgtgctGCAGTTGGGTCCAGGCTCACTCAGAGGCCCCTCAAGTCTCCACGGGGATCGGTGTTTTCTTCACAGCAAATGGATGCTCCCCGCCCGTCGGGGCTGAGGGCCGGGCCGTCCTCTACACCACGGTATTGAGGGAACTGCGGCTGTGGTGGCCACCCCCTGGCAGTGCCTCTGTGGCCGAGGTGCTCCCACTCTGCGTGGGGTCAGGGGGCACAAGTAGGGCGCTGCTGCTGTCGGCTGAGTCTTCCAGGTCTGCCAGAGGGGCCCCTGTGGCGGGCAGAGGCTGTTCCAGGCACCGTGATGAGGCACCTTCACCGCCACCATCCCCTGGGGTTGGTGGGCCAGCCTCTGCTGGCTCAAAGGCATCGTCGTCtgcaggaggagacagagggtGTCAGAAGGGCAGTGGGCCTGGAATAGGGAAAAAGGGTTGGCTGGACAGAACCAGGGGACAGTTCTCTTGCCTGAATGTTCCCCCTCCTGCTGTAGGGGGCGGGGGAGATACCCACCCCGACCAGGCCATGCTGGGCTTGCCCCTTACCATCCCACTGTGGGGGGCTGCCATGGTACATGGTACAGGGGGGCAGCAGTGAGCAAACCACAGTGTGTATTGAGGGGGACATGCTTTGATAGAGTCACCAGAacaaagggagggaaggggagaaaccCTCTCAGATTCAGTGGGGGTCAAAGCAGGACTCAAGGGGCATTAGGGAGTTACTGGGCTGGGGGCGGACAGGTCAACAGAGTGTGCGCAGCCCCCAGGCCAGGAGCTGAGGCTGGAATACGGGGATGAGAGGGTGGGACAGAGGGCCAGAGTAGGCAGCCCCGCAAAAACAGGGGGCCTGCAGAAAGCTCTGGTTTGAGGGAGGCCTGTGGCAGCCCACTCCCTTCAGGCTGCCTGCTCCCTATTACCTACCACAGGCTCTCTCTGAAAGTTCGGGGCACAAGGGCCCAGGACGTGCACCCCCTAGCCACTCCCCATGGTCCCAGCCAtcctgctgccctgccctgcGAAGCATCTCCTCCCCTGCAGCCTGGTCATGGAGGCATGTGGGACCTGTGGTCCCCTAGCTGCATCCCTGGCAGGAAGCTCATTCTACCCTGGCGCCCTGACCACAGACTATGACAACCTGTGCCCCAAGGGCAGGGTCAAATCCAAGTCTTTCCCACCCTCAAAGACCACAGAGGAGCCATTTGAGTTGAACACACATGACCAACAGGACGGGAGTGCTGCTCTTGCGATGCCCATTCTGCTGAGGGTGTGGGCACGAAAGGGGCCAGCCATTCTGGGGAGGGCACTGCCCTCCATCATACAGCaggggtgcatgtgtgtgcacgtgcatgtgtgttAGAGGGTGTAGCACACAGGGAAACAGGATAGGACACCTGCAATGCACACCAGGCACAGGGACAGCCAGGCAAAGGGCGAGGCACCTGGCACTCCTCTTGTGCTACACAGCCCTGTGAGGATCTTCTGCAGTACCAGAGGGCCAAGACTTGAGTCATCAGCCCAACATCACAGAACCAACACTTTCTTTCCACTTCAGAGCTGCCCCCCAACATGAGAGAATGTCATGATGGCGACGACTCAGCTCACCACACGGGCACATGTGTCTTTACAGCCCAGTGGTGTGCTCTGGAAGGACCTCGCCCCTGCAGCTCTGGCCAGGAggctctgggccagccccgtaCCCACGACCGCCAGCGCCTGGTTCCCCAGCTCTGCACAGAGCCCAGCTGAGGGTGCCCCAAAGGCTGCTGGCTCACAGGCACAGCACAGGTGCTCACAGGAGAAAGGCAATGGGCAGGGTGACCACCACCACTGCTCATCTGCACCTGCAGCCCTGGAAAGAGGCCGCTCATCAACAGTGGTTCCACCATAAAGGGgaaaccagagagagaggagaatgccGGAAAGGAGCAGGGCTTCACAGTCCTCTCGACTGGGGAGGACGCTGGGCCTCCGGTCCCACATGCTGGATGGCTGTTGACAGGCTACTCCCTCTccctgggtgggtggggaagggagcacCTGCAGGGTCGTAGAACACGCTGTCGGGGTTGATGGAGGCCTCATAGGGTGGCGGTGGGTCATCTGGCTGGTCGATGTCGGGGTACTTGTATGCAGTGTAGGGAGGTGGAGGGTCATGGAAGTGGAAAGTCCCCCCTTCTCCATCGTCAGAAAGGTGTAGCGGTGTGAGGCCTGTGCCAAACCCATCCGGGCCATAATCAAAGCCGGGGATCCTCCGGCCGAGGTTGAAGTGGTGCACTGGGCAATAAAAGTGGAAACAAGCAAGAGAGCCATGTCACTCAGAGGCGTGGTGCTCGGCTCCTGAGCCACCCACACCTCCTGAGGCTGATCTGCCACCCCAGGCCCAGGGTGCCAGACATCCTGACTGTCATGTTCCTATGCCCAGCTGCCCCCTAGGCACAATCACCTGAGAAGCCCGACTTGCCCTGAATCTCCTGCCCAGTCCCCCTCCTTCAGTGCCTGCCTGCCCTTCACCCACATGCAGCCTGTGTTAAGGTCTGCCTCTTCTGCTGCCCGGTTTCAGCTCTGCCCACTGCGCCCCAGCCCTCACCACACCCCTCGAGCTCTAACATGTTTCTGGGTGTCTAGCCCATGATGGCCTCAGAGTTCTGCTCACCCTGCAGCTCAGTAAGAAGTGAGGAGAGTCTCGGAAAAACGTTGCTGGACCACAGTGACACGGGGCCCTCACACCTGAcctggcagccccaggaggcaCTGGGGCCCCTAACCACAGCCAGCGCAGTCCTGTGGCATTCCTGCCACCTCAATTCTGAACCATTCCCAGCCTGTGTGCACCTGTTCTGCCCCTCCCCACACGGGACCAGGGAGCCCCAGCTTGCTCACTGAGACCAGGGGTGATTTCAGCAGCTCTCTTGGGGGGTGGGATGCTACAGAAAACTT
This genomic interval carries:
- the LOC124227324 gene encoding carbonic anhydrase 15-like, translated to MLSRGSALTFLALKLSFLALLLVVDADSEGAWCYDSQDPKCGPTHWKEIAPACGGPAQSPINIDLHLVQRDLTLRPFIFHGYDSAPPGPWTLENDGHTVLLHVDTGPQSRLKMQGAGLPLPAYRALQLHFHWGGPGRAGSEHSLDGQRRPMEMHVVHMNTRYQSMGEARGHPDGLAVLAVFLAEQDSDNANFSALVSGLKNVSARGVSVDLASTFPLASLLPGASGLSRYYRYSGSLTTPGCEPAVLWTVFEDAVPIGRAQVAQFQSVPQAGPPGSQPAPLTENFRPQQPLGGRRVSASPGASVRGAAPAPAPRLARVRGALLGLALSLCLQPGP